The following are encoded together in the Leptospira brenneri genome:
- a CDS encoding SCO family protein, with protein MIQRLFLIFSLLVSLFLVDCGPGFEFTELPIGGNIEAVDRAGNSVSFQSIPEPVLLVFFGYTYCPDFCPNTLAKIKAATEGLTEEEKTKFKVVFVSVDPVRDSPETTTKYVRFYLPESIGLSFSPDTTNKIIKQYAAYVQKTEDGQSIDHSTYIYVLDRNRKTRKLIKSTDSKEVITKSIQLLSGNTI; from the coding sequence ATGATTCAAAGATTATTTTTAATCTTTAGTTTGCTTGTAAGTCTCTTTTTAGTTGATTGTGGTCCTGGTTTTGAATTCACCGAACTGCCGATTGGTGGAAATATCGAGGCAGTTGATAGAGCTGGTAATTCCGTATCTTTTCAATCGATTCCAGAGCCAGTTTTACTCGTGTTTTTTGGTTATACGTATTGTCCAGATTTCTGTCCAAATACACTCGCAAAAATTAAGGCTGCTACCGAAGGTTTAACAGAAGAAGAAAAAACAAAATTCAAAGTGGTTTTTGTTTCTGTGGATCCAGTTCGTGATTCTCCAGAGACAACAACAAAATATGTAAGGTTTTATTTACCGGAATCCATTGGTCTTTCTTTTAGTCCCGATACAACTAACAAAATCATAAAACAGTATGCTGCTTATGTACAAAAAACAGAAGATGGTCAAAGCATTGACCATTCTACTTATATTTATGTATTAGATCGGAATCGAAAAACTCGAAAACTCATTAAGTCTACCGATTCCAAGGAAGTCATTACTAAATCAATACAGCTGTTAAGCGGCAATACCATTTAA
- a CDS encoding alpha/beta hydrolase: protein MRILIKWVIAITLIFSSFLVSTYNWSIGEYNYDSSRKFENFDAFYQSELGLSLKENVRPNNEELLVRVSEEKTPITIVYIHGFGASRGEGEEVTNKLTEYFGANTYYLRLPGHGTNPEDHLRTPFQSYLQDAEDSLIYAKELGHKTVLVGTSMGGNIASYLAAKHPELVDSLILASPFYDFDDPSAHIFRFHWGESFINAIKGKMRISKTDPKDESAKYWYLDQYFGAIKNILELKRFVDQNNPYPKISTPTLLMYYYKSEREHDFVASVPAMLKVYDLIESGPNHSPLNKLLKIENGSHVLLSKYVKTDKELIEKEVIQFIKDSTGAEEAPKSKKPKR, encoded by the coding sequence ATGAGAATACTAATCAAATGGGTGATTGCCATCACTCTCATTTTTTCTTCATTCCTAGTATCCACTTACAACTGGTCTATCGGTGAATACAATTATGATTCCTCTCGCAAATTCGAAAATTTTGATGCTTTTTATCAAAGTGAACTCGGACTAAGTCTCAAAGAAAATGTTCGACCAAACAATGAAGAGTTACTTGTTCGAGTCTCCGAAGAAAAAACTCCCATAACCATCGTCTACATACATGGATTTGGTGCCAGTCGTGGAGAAGGAGAAGAAGTCACAAACAAACTCACAGAATACTTTGGCGCCAATACTTATTATCTAAGGTTACCTGGACATGGAACAAATCCAGAAGACCATCTCCGCACTCCCTTCCAGAGTTACCTTCAAGATGCAGAAGATAGTTTGATTTATGCAAAAGAACTCGGACACAAAACTGTGCTCGTGGGTACGAGTATGGGTGGAAACATTGCATCCTATTTGGCGGCAAAACATCCAGAACTTGTAGACTCACTCATCCTTGCTTCGCCATTTTATGATTTTGATGATCCCAGCGCTCATATCTTTCGTTTCCATTGGGGAGAATCCTTTATCAATGCCATCAAAGGTAAAATGCGTATTTCCAAAACCGACCCAAAGGATGAGTCAGCTAAATATTGGTATTTAGATCAGTATTTCGGTGCTATCAAAAACATCTTGGAACTCAAAAGATTTGTGGATCAAAACAATCCTTATCCTAAAATTTCAACTCCCACCTTACTAATGTATTACTACAAATCAGAGAGAGAACATGATTTTGTAGCTTCTGTTCCTGCGATGTTAAAAGTTTATGATTTGATCGAGTCAGGTCCGAACCATAGTCCCCTAAACAAACTTTTAAAAATCGAAAATGGTTCCCATGTATTACTTTCGAAGTATGTAAAAACGGATAAAGAACTCATTGAAAAGGAAGTCATCCAGTTTATCAAAGATAGCACCGGAGCAGAAGAAGCTCCTAAATCAAAGAAACCCAAACGATAA
- a CDS encoding copper chaperone PCu(A)C encodes MLRKINITNSGILLLIQVNLFVFCHKPSDPIQLWMTRPPEVAKTAAVYGQITNSYGTDLTILSIFSNGYQSVEFHETSVDETSQIARMHKLEYPIAMKAGETILLERSGKHLMLYDKVNSSENLKLEIHFSNGEKRTVVVEEKSL; translated from the coding sequence TTGTTACGAAAGATAAATATAACAAATTCAGGAATTCTGTTACTAATTCAAGTCAATTTGTTTGTTTTCTGTCACAAACCTTCAGATCCCATCCAACTTTGGATGACACGACCTCCAGAAGTAGCAAAAACCGCTGCTGTCTATGGTCAAATAACAAACTCTTATGGAACCGATTTGACGATTCTTTCTATTTTTAGTAATGGCTATCAATCGGTGGAGTTTCATGAAACTTCCGTAGACGAAACATCACAAATTGCCCGTATGCATAAGCTAGAATATCCGATTGCCATGAAAGCTGGTGAAACTATTTTACTAGAAAGGTCGGGAAAACATTTGATGTTATACGATAAAGTAAACAGTTCGGAAAACTTAAAATTAGAGATCCATTTTTCAAATGGTGAAAAACGAACTGTGGTTGTGGAGGAAAAGTCGTTATGA
- a CDS encoding ArnT family glycosyltransferase, with product MKFLSVHRTFLILAGILLIFLFYGNSSPLVDQDEAAYAGFSRTMMETRDYLSMEFPYSTPHRKPPLHFWITSSFFQIFGASEWVLRLFPALCILGTSLLTYHLTNVIYGSRTALYAFSILSFSLYFPLNGKIALVDSLLVFFGMLGYVSLYHWIQSNKTRFVLLFWLSVSFGLLVKGPPILIFLGGTCVLLLSISRIRSQIWKLNPFFWLPLSLLPLLVWGYLSWQKDEGELIRWMLDWYVYRRATNPVFGQSGPPGTYLLLFVITLFPWTRIYLSFLHENAWKLFALLKTNGFSMIQHFLPWNWKEMDYTFTAKRFLLIGLGFSWIFYECLASKLPSYPLSAYPILSILLADQLARKHNQIYMYRIYLTVALVMVTIISLVLLPKFSELRMDTKKAAAVVQTIVPEGETLYSLGAHGIPSFAYYYHRKIQEVSTTELPKTKGYFLVSESDFLIWKGLGMEWESLGEPISIYAYDRNKKLNLRLVKTNSP from the coding sequence GTGAAATTCCTATCTGTCCACCGCACCTTCCTCATCCTGGCCGGTATCTTACTTATATTTTTATTCTATGGCAACTCATCTCCCCTTGTGGACCAGGACGAGGCTGCTTATGCAGGATTTTCTCGTACGATGATGGAAACGAGAGACTACCTCAGCATGGAATTTCCTTATTCCACACCCCATAGAAAACCACCTTTGCATTTTTGGATCACATCATCTTTTTTTCAAATCTTTGGAGCCTCTGAATGGGTATTACGCCTATTCCCAGCACTTTGCATTTTAGGAACGAGTTTATTAACATACCATCTGACAAATGTTATCTACGGATCTAGGACAGCCCTTTATGCTTTTAGTATTCTGAGTTTTTCATTGTATTTTCCTTTGAATGGGAAAATAGCTTTGGTGGATTCTCTCCTCGTATTTTTTGGAATGTTGGGGTATGTTTCCCTCTACCACTGGATTCAATCCAACAAAACTCGATTTGTTCTTTTATTTTGGTTGAGTGTAAGTTTTGGATTACTTGTCAAAGGGCCTCCGATCCTTATTTTTTTAGGAGGGACTTGTGTTCTTCTACTTTCGATAAGCAGAATAAGATCTCAAATTTGGAAACTAAATCCTTTTTTTTGGTTACCGCTATCCCTACTCCCACTTCTCGTTTGGGGATACCTCTCTTGGCAAAAGGATGAGGGAGAACTCATTCGTTGGATGCTTGATTGGTATGTTTATCGTAGAGCAACTAATCCCGTTTTCGGACAATCGGGACCACCAGGCACCTATCTTTTGTTATTTGTGATTACACTCTTCCCTTGGACGAGAATTTATCTTTCTTTTCTTCATGAAAACGCTTGGAAACTTTTTGCCTTATTGAAAACGAATGGATTCTCTATGATCCAACATTTTCTTCCTTGGAATTGGAAAGAAATGGATTACACTTTTACAGCAAAACGGTTTTTACTCATTGGACTTGGATTTTCTTGGATCTTTTACGAATGTTTGGCGAGTAAACTTCCTTCCTATCCGCTCAGTGCTTACCCAATTCTTTCTATTCTTCTTGCTGACCAACTTGCTAGAAAACACAACCAAATTTATATGTATCGAATTTACCTTACAGTCGCCTTAGTGATGGTAACAATTATTTCTTTGGTTCTTTTACCTAAATTTTCTGAATTACGAATGGATACCAAAAAAGCAGCTGCAGTTGTACAAACTATTGTTCCAGAAGGTGAAACCTTATATTCGCTTGGGGCGCACGGAATCCCTAGTTTTGCTTACTACTATCATAGAAAGATCCAAGAGGTGAGCACAACAGAACTCCCCAAGACCAAAGGTTATTTTTTAGTTTCGGAATCAGATTTTCTAATCTGGAAGGGACTTGGAATGGAATGGGAATCTTTGGGTGAACCTATCTCTATATACGCTTATGATCGTAATAAAAAGTTAAACCTCAGACTTGTAAAAACAAATAGTCCTTAA
- a CDS encoding M3 family metallopeptidase: protein MFPEFHSENLPKKESTILEKMESNKSFIQTLLKIENPTFQNFVKPYERIQTELGDLVTEISHLNSVKNNEESQTIYSRLLPILSEYYTDLGQNEDIFSALLKIQTSETNLNKEANKVLENEIRDFRLSGVGLDIQTKEKLKEIRIRLSDLSNQFSQNVLNATNAFALYLSEEEVKGLPESEKISAKQEDGTYKFTLHFPSYIAYMTYGENREIRKKLYDGYCTRAPENGKLMEEILKLRTEEANLLGFPTFSHLSLATKVADTPEQVIEFLDHLAKKAKPIALRELDEIKNFAKKLGQTELEPWDLTYYSEKLKKESFSYDEEIYRPYLEKETVISGTFQFLEKLLGIQFKQVNTAVWEPSVLCYDLVVEGTTRSRLYLDLEVRTEKKGGAWMHNWKPHFQDETGKTELPIAFVVASFPKATSSQPSLLRPSDVVTLFHELGHALHHLLSRVNEAFVSGVNGVEWDAVEFPSQFLENFAYEPKVLELFAKHYQTKEPIPSSYIETMVKAKNFMSAMGVVRQLEFAKFDMLIHAEKPNESRVQEILDQVRKEVSVFFPPTYNKFQNSFTHIFAGGYAAGYYSYKWAELLSANAYYSFVDRGVFDLEHAAHFRKTVLEKGGSANAMDLFRDFYGKDPEIDALLRLNGIAA from the coding sequence ATGTTTCCTGAATTTCATTCTGAAAATCTTCCTAAAAAAGAATCCACCATTTTAGAAAAAATGGAGTCTAACAAAAGCTTCATTCAAACCCTCTTAAAGATAGAAAACCCGACTTTTCAAAATTTCGTAAAACCTTACGAACGAATCCAAACAGAACTGGGAGACCTCGTTACAGAGATCTCTCACCTCAATTCGGTAAAAAATAACGAAGAAAGCCAAACGATTTACAGTCGCCTCTTACCAATTCTGAGTGAATACTATACAGATCTTGGACAAAACGAAGATATTTTTTCGGCCCTATTAAAAATTCAAACCTCTGAAACGAATTTAAACAAAGAGGCAAACAAAGTTTTAGAAAATGAAATCAGAGACTTTCGGTTGTCTGGAGTTGGTCTCGACATACAAACAAAAGAAAAACTCAAAGAAATTCGCATTCGTTTGTCGGATCTTTCCAATCAATTTTCCCAAAATGTCTTAAACGCAACAAATGCCTTTGCCCTTTACTTATCGGAAGAAGAAGTAAAAGGTCTTCCCGAAAGCGAAAAAATATCGGCAAAACAAGAAGATGGGACTTATAAATTCACGCTACATTTCCCATCTTACATTGCTTATATGACATACGGAGAAAACCGTGAAATTCGTAAAAAACTCTATGATGGCTACTGCACAAGAGCACCAGAAAATGGAAAACTAATGGAGGAAATTTTAAAACTTCGGACGGAAGAAGCAAACCTACTTGGTTTTCCTACTTTTTCCCACCTAAGTTTAGCCACAAAAGTGGCAGACACTCCAGAACAAGTGATCGAATTTTTAGATCACTTAGCAAAAAAAGCAAAACCAATCGCCTTACGAGAATTAGATGAAATTAAAAATTTTGCAAAAAAATTAGGGCAGACAGAACTTGAACCATGGGATCTAACTTACTATTCTGAGAAATTAAAAAAAGAATCATTCTCTTATGACGAAGAGATCTACCGTCCATATTTAGAAAAAGAAACTGTGATTTCAGGAACCTTTCAATTCTTAGAAAAACTACTTGGAATCCAGTTCAAACAAGTAAATACAGCTGTTTGGGAACCTTCGGTTCTTTGTTATGACTTAGTCGTAGAAGGAACTACCAGATCACGTCTGTATTTAGATTTAGAAGTCCGCACAGAAAAAAAAGGTGGGGCCTGGATGCACAATTGGAAACCGCATTTCCAAGATGAGACGGGAAAAACAGAATTGCCCATTGCCTTTGTGGTGGCGAGTTTTCCGAAAGCGACAAGTTCACAACCCTCACTACTTCGTCCAAGTGACGTGGTCACTCTCTTTCATGAATTAGGTCATGCCCTCCACCACTTACTCTCTCGTGTGAATGAGGCTTTTGTGAGTGGGGTGAATGGTGTGGAATGGGATGCCGTTGAATTTCCATCCCAATTTTTGGAAAACTTTGCTTATGAGCCAAAGGTATTAGAACTCTTCGCCAAACATTACCAGACGAAAGAACCAATTCCAAGTTCTTACATTGAAACCATGGTAAAGGCTAAAAATTTTATGTCAGCGATGGGTGTTGTGCGTCAGTTAGAGTTTGCAAAGTTTGATATGTTGATTCATGCCGAAAAACCGAATGAATCCAGAGTACAAGAAATCCTAGACCAAGTCAGAAAAGAAGTTTCAGTATTCTTTCCTCCAACATACAATAAGTTTCAAAACTCATTCACTCATATCTTTGCAGGTGGATATGCTGCCGGATATTATTCGTATAAATGGGCTGAGTTACTTTCTGCAAATGCCTACTATTCTTTTGTAGATCGAGGTGTTTTTGATCTAGAGCATGCAGCTCATTTCAGAAAAACCGTATTAGAAAAAGGTGGATCGGCAAATGCAATGGATCTTTTCCGAGATTTTTATGGAAAAGATCCTGAAATCGATGCTTTGTTAAGATTAAATGGTATTGCCGCTTAA
- a CDS encoding Sec-independent protein translocase subunit TatA/TatB, producing the protein MPSNPFSFQAPIAFFNLGPWEIALIVFLALLFFGGKRLPSLAKDLGSGIKEFRKSLTGQEDEPSQPSFPQEEPKSASTSASKSGKKKKA; encoded by the coding sequence ATGCCATCCAATCCGTTTTCTTTTCAAGCACCTATTGCTTTTTTTAATTTAGGACCATGGGAGATTGCACTCATTGTCTTCTTAGCGTTACTTTTTTTTGGCGGAAAACGCCTTCCAAGCCTTGCCAAAGATTTAGGCTCAGGAATCAAAGAATTTCGTAAGTCCTTAACGGGCCAGGAAGACGAACCATCCCAACCTAGTTTTCCACAAGAAGAACCAAAGTCTGCTTCCACAAGCGCTTCCAAATCTGGAAAAAAGAAAAAAGCATAA
- the tatC gene encoding twin-arginine translocase subunit TatC translates to MSLGDHLEELRQRLIYSILVVAVFMTGTLYYGSEIHTFLIEPYKSVLGPDAHFFQIQLMAPFLIYLKTSLILSVLVSLPFLLFILWGFIAPAVDPRTEKWGKFIILFSTLLFWSGLALCWFTVFENFLRIFLVVLRPDGVDPYLPIDEYYDLFFNLHLVFGASFQLPVVLILLGRIGILSSRFLISRWREAVLIIAVVSAVLSPGPDVFSMLMLLVPLSFLFFLSAIIMKVLETTDRK, encoded by the coding sequence ATGTCCCTGGGGGATCATTTAGAAGAACTCCGCCAAAGACTCATTTATTCCATCTTAGTTGTGGCCGTCTTTATGACTGGTACTTTGTATTATGGGAGCGAAATTCATACTTTTCTCATAGAGCCCTATAAATCTGTTCTCGGTCCGGACGCCCACTTTTTTCAGATCCAATTGATGGCGCCGTTTCTCATTTATCTGAAAACCTCTCTCATCCTATCAGTCCTTGTTTCTTTACCCTTTTTATTGTTTATCCTTTGGGGATTCATTGCTCCGGCTGTGGACCCGAGGACGGAAAAATGGGGAAAATTCATCATTCTATTTTCCACCTTACTTTTTTGGTCAGGCCTTGCTCTTTGTTGGTTTACTGTCTTTGAAAACTTCCTTCGGATTTTCCTTGTGGTACTCAGACCAGATGGGGTAGATCCCTATTTACCGATTGACGAATATTACGATTTGTTTTTTAATTTGCACCTAGTGTTTGGTGCTTCTTTTCAACTTCCAGTTGTTCTCATTTTACTAGGTAGGATTGGAATCCTATCTTCTCGTTTTCTCATTTCCAGATGGAGAGAAGCAGTTCTCATCATCGCTGTTGTATCTGCTGTCCTTTCACCTGGCCCTGATGTTTTTTCTATGCTTATGTTACTTGTTCCTCTTAGTTTTCTATTCTTTCTTTCTGCAATTATAATGAAAGTATTGGAAACAACAGACAGAAAATGA
- a CDS encoding hybrid sensor histidine kinase/response regulator, producing the protein MQTNLEASGMIEFFKVLPNLFSGGVYLTDPKTGQILFSNDFFKNNLGCHRAGEDCLESELLLWVAEEDKTNFRDHFLSQNKHSDRDTISGDYRFRMPNEVLVRWFQFEKKKVNIPNMDPNLQIVFVRDVTNEKTNEVNIVEQIQFFLGLFENASVGMALQDWEGGYFRVNPRFTEITGYSFQNLTDLNIKRIKGESISEEEMEYFSFFKEGVEESRLTRKDGRRINVYRRISAFRNSQGKPDFYYVFLDDVTEKKQLESYQLHSQKMETIGSLATNIAHDLNNYLQPIHVFSQLGEEQIQSGIFDQKKILEYLGKIRMGADNARSMIHRIIKYSKVKDENSATKVEISSVIESTIPLINAGLPKNVEAQFDFHKSALYTKIDAVRFSKILCELTSGGLLVWDDRKRGQVKIQTSHEDEFKLLVSMEFTGLSLPSLSGLSILDFVNFGDEEFQWTGMHLINRYVKNWGGEFCIEKPEPMTVLIHIFLPLEEGQVLSGIPKSTSGSDPKDVWFEISKKEIWIVEDDAAASEAICFVLSQKNIVPKVFRSASTALATLRDEVPDFILSDYRMREMNGLQLIRKIKKVNPDLSAVLYTGNREGLDSEELGQEGILVRSKPISIDELYETILLSFGFL; encoded by the coding sequence ATGCAAACGAATCTAGAAGCAAGCGGAATGATAGAATTCTTTAAGGTCTTGCCCAATCTATTTTCCGGTGGAGTGTATTTAACAGATCCCAAAACCGGTCAGATTTTATTTTCGAACGATTTTTTTAAAAACAATTTGGGTTGTCATAGGGCCGGTGAGGACTGTTTGGAGTCAGAGCTTTTGTTGTGGGTCGCAGAAGAGGACAAGACAAACTTTCGTGACCATTTTTTATCACAGAATAAACATTCTGATCGGGACACCATTTCTGGTGATTACCGGTTTCGTATGCCGAATGAGGTTCTCGTTCGTTGGTTTCAATTCGAGAAGAAAAAAGTAAACATCCCTAATATGGATCCCAACTTACAAATTGTTTTTGTTCGTGATGTAACGAATGAAAAAACAAACGAAGTCAATATAGTTGAACAAATTCAGTTTTTCCTTGGTCTGTTTGAAAATGCATCGGTAGGGATGGCCTTACAAGACTGGGAAGGTGGATACTTCCGTGTTAATCCAAGGTTTACAGAAATCACGGGATATAGTTTTCAAAATTTAACAGACCTCAATATCAAACGAATTAAGGGCGAATCGATTTCCGAAGAAGAGATGGAATACTTTAGTTTCTTCAAAGAAGGGGTAGAGGAATCAAGACTGACTCGGAAAGATGGTAGGCGGATCAATGTATATCGAAGGATCAGTGCCTTTCGAAACTCCCAAGGCAAACCAGATTTTTATTATGTTTTTTTGGATGATGTTACAGAAAAAAAACAATTAGAATCTTATCAGTTACATTCGCAAAAAATGGAAACCATTGGTAGTTTGGCTACAAACATTGCACACGACTTAAATAACTATCTTCAGCCCATTCATGTATTTTCTCAGTTAGGTGAGGAACAAATCCAATCAGGAATATTTGATCAAAAAAAAATATTAGAGTATTTAGGTAAAATTAGAATGGGTGCAGATAATGCTCGTTCTATGATCCATAGAATCATCAAATATTCAAAGGTAAAAGATGAAAACTCTGCAACCAAAGTGGAGATTTCATCTGTGATTGAGTCTACCATTCCTCTGATCAACGCAGGTTTGCCAAAAAATGTGGAAGCACAGTTTGATTTTCATAAATCAGCTTTATATACTAAAATAGATGCAGTTCGATTTTCTAAAATTCTATGTGAATTAACATCAGGTGGACTTCTTGTTTGGGATGATCGTAAACGAGGACAGGTCAAAATCCAAACCTCCCACGAAGACGAATTTAAACTTTTAGTTTCGATGGAGTTTACAGGACTATCTTTACCAAGTCTTTCTGGACTGAGTATTCTCGATTTTGTGAACTTTGGTGATGAAGAATTCCAATGGACTGGTATGCACCTAATCAATCGTTATGTGAAAAACTGGGGTGGTGAATTTTGTATCGAAAAACCAGAACCAATGACAGTTCTCATTCATATTTTCCTTCCTTTGGAAGAAGGACAGGTTCTATCTGGTATTCCCAAATCAACATCAGGAAGTGATCCTAAGGATGTTTGGTTTGAAATTTCAAAAAAAGAGATTTGGATTGTGGAAGATGACGCTGCCGCAAGCGAAGCCATTTGTTTTGTATTATCACAAAAAAATATCGTTCCTAAGGTCTTTCGAAGTGCCTCCACTGCCTTGGCAACATTAAGGGATGAGGTTCCCGATTTTATTTTATCCGATTATCGGATGCGAGAGATGAATGGTCTTCAACTCATTCGGAAGATTAAAAAAGTAAATCCTGATCTTTCTGCCGTGTTATATACTGGAAATAGGGAGGGTTTAGATTCGGAAGAACTGGGTCAGGAAGGGATATTGGTTCGTTCCAAACCAATATCCATCGATGAACTTTATGAAACGATTTTGTTATCGTTTGGGTTTCTTTGA
- a CDS encoding phosphoesterase, which produces MLFNVPGPIVDIEKQTTLRPSLWKYRYVLISLALLGILFVYQLAVVLLLRKSVILPTSPFTGFKLVNPYESWKGDGQEKISLHAHSDEVWFTPERHSISEIQSEYKREGFSNVAITDYGQISETENTDYIRGFEWGQNLKKRHLLSVGLKKSFYDYFPIYASRENLNWVMDRMKKLGGYVVISHPKLFDSFSKEEILSIAGFQAIEVYSPFGDDHKILDSLLSVGRNVHCMASDDLHYFPETSIKTFDQPTWKDMIQTLGNQRGRKGESFLRYIVTAEGNLNQAAVLASLNSGSFYCVKKFFQGAEDPMVPRIQVTKNDTIQVDSQERYLEIRFIGQAGEVLQVSPDTNRAEYKFQEKDSYVRLEMIALTGSILSNAIYRN; this is translated from the coding sequence ATGCTTTTTAATGTACCAGGTCCAATTGTAGACATAGAGAAACAAACTACCTTGCGTCCTTCCTTATGGAAATACCGGTACGTTCTAATATCGTTAGCCCTACTTGGGATTTTATTCGTTTACCAATTAGCAGTTGTATTACTCCTTCGGAAGTCTGTCATTTTGCCAACTTCTCCCTTTACAGGTTTTAAACTTGTAAATCCTTATGAGAGTTGGAAGGGTGATGGACAAGAAAAGATATCCTTACACGCCCATTCTGATGAGGTATGGTTCACTCCAGAAAGACATAGTATTTCGGAAATCCAATCGGAATACAAACGAGAAGGTTTTTCGAATGTAGCCATCACGGATTATGGACAAATTTCTGAAACAGAAAATACAGATTACATTCGTGGATTTGAATGGGGGCAAAATTTAAAAAAACGCCACCTTCTTTCTGTTGGTCTTAAAAAATCTTTTTATGATTATTTCCCCATTTATGCTTCCAGAGAAAACTTAAACTGGGTCATGGACCGTATGAAAAAGTTAGGTGGGTATGTTGTGATTTCTCATCCAAAACTTTTTGATTCTTTTTCTAAAGAAGAAATTTTGTCTATCGCTGGGTTTCAGGCCATTGAAGTGTATTCTCCATTTGGTGATGATCATAAAATTTTGGATTCTCTTTTGAGTGTGGGTCGCAATGTTCATTGTATGGCAAGTGACGACTTACATTACTTTCCAGAAACATCGATCAAAACTTTTGACCAACCAACTTGGAAAGACATGATCCAAACTCTTGGAAACCAAAGAGGGCGCAAAGGGGAAAGTTTTTTACGTTATATTGTTACTGCTGAAGGGAATCTCAACCAAGCGGCTGTTCTTGCTTCTTTAAATTCTGGATCCTTTTATTGTGTTAAGAAGTTCTTTCAAGGAGCAGAAGATCCTATGGTTCCAAGAATCCAAGTGACAAAAAATGATACCATCCAAGTGGATTCACAGGAAAGGTATTTGGAAATTCGTTTTATCGGCCAGGCGGGTGAAGTTTTGCAAGTGAGCCCTGATACAAATAGGGCCGAATATAAATTTCAAGAAAAGGATTCTTATGTGCGTTTGGAAATGATCGCCCTAACTGGATCCATCCTTTCCAACGCCATTTATAGAAACTAA
- a CDS encoding thiol-disulfide oxidoreductase DCC family protein, giving the protein MPPEKSKIVFFDGVCHLCMGSVQFLLKQNEKENLYFSAIGSQTFLSLIPKDVQPSLPDSILYWKEGKLYLESDAIVQLVRELKFPWFLFSVFWIIPKWVRNPIYRFIAKHRYQWFGKAEACMIPSPNIKKRFLD; this is encoded by the coding sequence ATGCCACCGGAAAAAAGTAAAATTGTTTTCTTTGATGGGGTTTGTCATTTGTGTATGGGATCAGTTCAATTTCTATTGAAACAGAACGAAAAAGAGAATTTATACTTTTCGGCGATTGGTTCCCAAACTTTTTTATCCCTCATTCCAAAAGATGTACAACCGAGTTTGCCTGATAGCATTCTCTATTGGAAAGAAGGAAAACTGTATTTAGAATCGGATGCCATTGTGCAACTGGTTCGGGAACTGAAATTTCCTTGGTTTCTGTTTTCTGTATTTTGGATCATTCCTAAATGGGTTCGAAATCCAATTTACAGGTTTATCGCAAAACACCGTTATCAGTGGTTTGGAAAAGCCGAAGCCTGTATGATCCCATCACCAAATATCAAAAAACGATTTTTGGATTAA